Proteins from a genomic interval of Rosa chinensis cultivar Old Blush chromosome 2, RchiOBHm-V2, whole genome shotgun sequence:
- the LOC112188901 gene encoding lysM domain receptor-like kinase 4: MKPNQPQNTFHADQPPYTFKSSKMSFLPLTSSIIILANFCCISVILAQQPYEGQAFTDCYNPNVSKSLFGYSCNGFNRSCQTYLTFRSQPPYTTVSSIANMLASDPSQLAEINSVSESATFATNQLVLVPVTCSCSGQYYQLNTSHVVVHGDTFLVIGNNTFQGLSTCQAMMQQNSNLTTKNLYTGTRLSVPLRCACPTKNQTDLGINYLMSYLVTTGDYVSKISDRFDADTGRTLEANELSEQFPNIYPFTTLLVPLKNPPSSSQTIEPPSSSPPSPPAFPPAASKNSKKTWVYVVAGAIGGGGVVLVIGFLIFFTFFRRRSKKKTDTVVVSESFEALEKPVQKIGDEDSESQDFLESISRDIAHMALSLKVYKFEELQSATENFSSSCLIKGSVFRGIFGGDVAAIKKMNGNVSKEINLLNKINHSNLIRLSGVCFNDGHWYLIYEYAVNGPLSNWIYFEDNDGKILSWTQRVQIMLDVASGLNYLHSFTTPPHVHKDIKSSNILLDSDFRAKIANFGLARSAGAQDGHFSLTNHIVGTIGYMAPEYLENGLISTKLDVYAFGALMLELLTGKEVAVLFEQNVHLSDILNSLLNNEDGGQSLRQFMDPALQENYPQEFASFVIRLIDSCLKKNPGSRPDMNEMVQFLSRTMSNSLTWELSSNTSGYQGSAGVLDGTETG; the protein is encoded by the coding sequence aTGAAACCCAATCAACCTCAGAATACATTCCATGCTGATCAACCTCCATACACTTTCAAATCAAGCAAAATGAGTTTCCTTCCTCTCACATCATCTATCATCATTCTCGCCAATTTTTGTTGCATTTCTGTGATCCTTGCTCAGCAGCCTTATGAAGGACAAGCCTTCACAGATTGTTACAATCCAAACGTGTCGAAATCCCTTTTCGGATACAGCTGCAATGGCTTCAACAGAAGTTGCCAAACTTACCTCACCTTCAGATCACAGCCTCCTTACACCACTGTTTCTTCCATCGCCAATATGTTGGCTTCTGACCCATCTCAGCTTGCAGAAATCAACTCGGTTTCTGAGTCCGCAACATTTGCGACAAACCAGTTGGTGCTTGTTCCAGTCACCTGTTCTTGCTCAGGTCAGTACTATCAGCTAAACACATCTCATGTTGTTGTTCATGGTGATACATTTTTAGTAATTGGAAACAATACATTTCAAGGCCTCTCAACTTGTCAAGCTATGATGCAGCAGAACAGTAATCTCACCACAAAGAATTTGTATACTGGTACTAGACTCAGTGTTCCCCTTAGATGTGCTTGTCCCACTAAGAACCAAACTGATTTGGGAATCAATTATCTCATGAGTTACTTAGTAACAACTGGTGATTATGTTTCAAAGATTAGTGATAGATTTGATGCAGATACAGGAAGGACTCTTGAAGCCAATGAGCTTTCAGAGCAATTCCCTAACATTTATCCCTTCACCACACTCTTAGTTCCTTTAAAAAACCCTCCATCTAGTTCACAAACCATAGAGCCACCTTCATCATCACCGCCATCACCTCCGGCTTTCCCTCCAGCTGCCTCGAAGAACTCAAAGAAAACATGGGTTTATGTAGTCGCTGGGGCTATTGGAGGAGGTGGTGTTGTTCTGGTAATAGgcttcctcatcttcttcacATTCTTCCGCAGAAGAAGTAAGAAGAAGACTGATACAGTTGTTGTATCGGAAAGCTTTGAGGCGCTTGAGAAACCAGTACAGAAAATAGGGGATGAAGATTCTGAATCTCAGGACTTTTTAGAGTCTATATCTAGAGACATAGCTCACATGGCTCTATCCCTCAAAGTTTACAAATTTGAGGAACTGCAAAGTGCAACAGAGAACTTCAGCTCCAGTTGTTTGATCAAAGGATCTGTTTTTCGCGGCATATTTGGTGGGGATGTGGCTGCAATCAAGAAAATGAATGGGAATGTGTCCAAAGAAATCAATTTGCTAAACAAAATCAACCATTCTAATCTGATTCGTCTCTCCGGGGTTTGCTTTAATGATGGTCATTGGTATCTGATATATGAGTACGCTGTCAATGGACCCTTGAGTAATTGGATTTACTTTGAAGACAATGATGGGAAGATTTTGAGTTGGACACAAAGAGTGCAGATTATGTTGGATGTGGCCTCAGGGCTTAATTATCTGCACAGCTTCACCACTCCTCCTCATGTCCACAAGGATATAAAGAGCAGTAACATTCTTCTTGACAGTGATTTCAGGGCCAAGATTGCGAATTTTGGTCTAGCAAGGTCAGCTGGTGCGCAAGACGGTCACTTTTCTTTGACGAATCACATTGTTGGAACGATAGGGTACATGGCTCCTGAGTACTTAGAAAATGGTTTGATCTCCACAAAGCTTGATGTCTACGCATTTGGGGCACTCATGTTGGAATTACTCACCGGAAAAGAGGTTGCGGTGCTTTTTGAACAAAATGTGCACTTGTCTGATATACTGAACTCTTTGCTTAACAATGAAGATGGAGGACAGAGTTTGCGGCAGTTCATGGATCCTGCTTTGCAAGAGAATTATCCTCAAGAGTTTGCTAGTTTTGTGATCAGGTTGATTGATAGTTGCTTGAAGAAAAACCCAGGATCTCGCCCAGACATGAATGAGATGGTGCAGTTTCTCTCAAGAACCATGAGTAATTCGCTGACTTGGGAATTGTCAAGCAACACCTCAGGCTACCAAGGTTCAGCGGGAGTTCTTGATGGTACAGAAACTGGATAA
- the LOC112189914 gene encoding putative acyl-activating enzyme 19 translates to MPPLMEYLVSMLSVLRCGEAFLPLDPSWPKQRLFSIIVLANVDLIITCRTPFGYKLDSNWLEQSCNRNSLWFSIGGEFVTVSDGGECRRESEKEDERLFCYVMYSSGSTGKPKGVCGTEQGLWNRFLWMQELYPLNGEEVLLFKTAISFVDHFQAFLNAILTGFALVIPPFNQLKQNVFSIVDFLQFWRCSLGFSRWEDCA, encoded by the exons ATGCCGCCGTTGATGGAATACTTAGTCTCCATGCTCTCGGTTTTGAGGTGCGGTGAGGCGTTTCTGCCTCTGGACCCTTCTTGGCCAAAACAGAGGCTATTCTCCATCATTGTTTTGGCCAATGTTGACCTTATAATCACCTGCAGGACTCCGTTTGGGTACAAATTGGACTCCAATTGGCTCGAGCAAAGTTGCAATAGAAACTCTCTGTGGTTTTCCAtaggtggagagtttgtgacaGTGAGTGATGGAGGAGAGTGTAGGCGTGAGAGTGAGAAAGAGGATGAGAGGCTGTTCTGTTATGTAATGTACAGTTCGGGCTCGACGGGGAAGCCGAAAGGTGTTTGTGGCACTGAACAAGGTCTTTGGAATCGGTTTCTGTGGATGCAAGAATTGTATCCACTGAATGGAGAGGAGGTTTTGTTGTTCAAGACAGCAATAAGCTTTGTTGATCACTTTCAAGCATTTCTTAACGCTATTCTTACTGGTTTTGCTTTGGTTATACCTCCTTTCAATCAACTTAAACAGAATGTGTTCTCCATTGTGGATTTTCTACAG TTCTGGAGGTGTAGTCTTGGCTTCTCAAGATGGGAAGATTGTGCGTGA
- the LOC121051426 gene encoding uncharacterized protein LOC121051426: MSVSKLWHRITSDLWVGKFWAQSPPLGLFLRTAANTTVGNLKYHCMNYISLYNYHDIEDNLESTRVFVFGQPYYDIEDYRDQKMILQTFGREWHYPGYYDDDEDDGVLDDDYKPADRDQYLNGCNGLLLLLKSATHQFYVCNPITRQQVAIPKARVHKNHDDQHFCAALAFDPSESPHHYRIVRIDFSPEPASSASDSSSLIDIFSSEYGQWIRHRLQLDSSLTDGLKECKLCRQFFYLRGKLYSITMSWNLLCIDLKTVEASALELPIPVADRTGAMGCLGVSRDLLCYMKRMPDKSSRFHNLVVWSYEKGEWIPRYSVSCHLLGEGILDDLGYDYYDTMEPYAISPSSDLLFFGTPTLIYCIHLKSENMKFVGETSCKIDTPACFLTLRACFVPFHTQLRKGNHVSISLEMEAMSSEGTNILSVEEPNGKQEDAESVKVIDVKLYDSMKKDPSPSLVYPSEIMEMHLELEQIHDDTSSDDEHVVDQLEGLVGSMRKRRKIQ, encoded by the exons ATGAGTGTGTCCAAGTTATGGCACCGAATCACATCGGATCTCTGGGTGGGAAAATTTTGGGCGCAGTCCCCTCCTTTGGGTCTTTTCTTGCGCACCGCCGCCAACACCACCGTGGGCAATCTAAAATATCATTGCATGAATTATATCTCTTTATATAATtatcatgacatagaagataaCCTGGAAAGCACCCGCGTTTTCGTTTTCGGACAACCATATTATGACATAGAAGATTATAGGGACCAAAAGATGATTTTGCAGACTTTTGGTAGAGAATGGCATTATCCGGGTTATTATGATGATGACGAGGATGATGGTGTTCTTGATGATGATTATAAACCCGCTGATCGTGATCAGTACCTAAACGGTTGTAATGGGTTACTTTTGTTATTGAAATCAGCAACTCATCAATTTTATGTTTGCAATCCCATCACAAGACAACAAGTCGCCATACCTAAAGCCCGTGTGCACAAAAACCATGATGATCAGCATTTTTGTGCTGCCTTGGCTTTTGACCCTTCTGAATCTCCTCATCACTACAGAATTGTGAGAATTGATTTTTCTCCGGAACCGGCTTCATCAGCCTCAGACTCCTCATCCTTGATAGACATATTTTCGTCCGAATATGGACAATGGATTCGACATAGGTTGCAGCTTGATTCAAGTCTCACTGACGGGTTGAAAGAGTGCAAGTTGTGCaggcaatttttttatttgcgGGGAAAGTTATACAGTATAACCATGTCGTGGAACCTCCTATGCATTGACCTCAAGACTGTTGAAGCTTCCGCCCTTGAACTTCCTATCCCGGTGGCGGATAGAACCGGAGCCATGGGATGTCTTGGGGTGTCAAGGGACCTTCTTTGCTATATGAAGCGTATGCCTGATAAATCAAGTCGGTTTCACAATCTGGTAGTTTGGTCTTATGAAAAAGGTGAGTGGATTCCCCGATATAGTGTAAGTTGTCATTTGTTGGGAGAAGGAATATTGGATGATCTAGGCTATGACTACTATGACACCATGGAACCCTATGCAATAAGCCCAAGTTCGGATCTCTTGTTCTTTGGCACTCCAACCTTGATTTACTGTATCCACCTTAAAAGCGAAAATATGAAATTCGTTGGTGAAACGAGCTGTAAAATAGATACACCTGCTTGTTTCTTGACATTACGTGCTTGCTTCGTACCTTTCCACACTCAATTGCGTAAGGGGAACCACGTCTCCATTTCATT AGAAATGGAAGCAATGAGTTCTGAGGGAACAAACATTTTGAGTGTAGAAGAACCAAATGGCAAACAAGAAGATGCTGAATCAGTGAAGGTAATAGATGTGAAGTTATATGATAGTATGAAAAAAGATCCATCGCCGTCATTGGTTTATCCCAGTGAAATCATGGAAATGCATCTAGAGCTTGAGCAAATCCATGACGACACCTCTAGTGATGATGAACATGTCGTAGATCAGCTTGAAGGTCTTGTAGGGAgtatgaggaagaggaggaaaatCCAGTAG
- the LOC112183743 gene encoding interferon-induced, double-stranded RNA-activated protein kinase: MDQDAAEGIPGSGAFGVVARCKNKFDQKHSAIKKIAIGSTPDDCFESVIREARIWSLLDHRNVVKYHGCWVETAFWGGHEGGFIAEEKKPCLYLKLEACDSSLAAQTINDLKKICDIVQAVLKGLVYLHSKGIVHGDIRAANILISDGKAKICDFGRASHGTDLDQKQDIKKFGLLIVEMLDPSALPDARLRSRFPKEFKALAEQLEEMTAPNPETRPTSAELLRHKKKLIKAIMGIELR; the protein is encoded by the exons ATGGATCAAGATGCTGCTGAAGGAATTCCAG GTTCCGGAGCATTCGGGGTTGTGGCAAGGTGCAAAAACAAGTTTGATCAAAAGCACAGTGCTATTAAGAAAATTGCAATTGGCTCAACACCTGATGATTGCTTTGAATCTGTTATAAG GGAGGCACGCATTTGGTCTCTGCTTGACCACCGCAATGTAGTCAAGTACCATGGG TGCTGGGTTGAGACGGCATTTTGGGGAGGACACGAAGGTGGTTTCATCGCTGAAGAGAAAAAGCCTTGTTTGTATCTGAAGCTGGAAGCCTGCGACAG TTCTTTAGCTGCCCAAACAATTAATGATTTGAAGAAGATCTGTGACATAGTACAAGCTGTATTGAAGGGACTTGTTTATCTTCATTCAAAGGGAATCGTCCATGGAGATATTAGAGCAGCAAACATTTTGATTAGTGATGGAAAAGCcaaaatatgtgattttggacGAG CCAGTCATGGCACTGATCTCGATCAGAAACAGGACATTAAGAAGTTTGGGTTACTTATTGTTGAAATGCTCGATCCAAGTGCATTGCCAGATGCAAGATTACGAAGCAGGTTTCCTAAAGAGTTCAAGGCATTAGCTGAACAACTTGAAGAGATGACAGCCCCCAACCCGGAGACACGACCAACCTCTGCAGAACTTCTGCGGCATAAGAAGAAGTTAATCAAAGCTATAATGGGGATAGAGCTTCGATGA
- the LOC112188965 gene encoding lysM domain receptor-like kinase 4, producing the protein MMECSILVFVLFFLFTPKLKAQQSYAGNSVLDCNNTDDAGPSAAFLYTCNGQKQSCKSFLIFKSQPPYNSLSAISNLTSSDPSELAQINMISDNTQMLPPGKEVIVPVVCSCSGQYYEAKTSFSVPSIHDTYFTTANSTYQGLSTCDALMSHNNYSEFSVEPGLKLQVPLRCACPTRNQTLNGTKFLLTYLVSWDDSVSVVSERFNVSEKSVLHANGFTEDDPTLFPFTTILIPLPVEPSSSQTRIHYPPPLKSPPVSPIHGKARSRKVYVWIAGIGVLVLVLCLIIFVVVFYRRKKGSQKNTEGKSKKKLDLQEELYVSIAKADAGLKLYRYEELESATEDFSNKNWLGGSVYSGFLSGNVLVAIKKMTKDVSEEVKLLQKINHFNLISLLGACEHCKDFYLVYEFMENGSLRDWLSCPQVLGWKHRVQIALDIANGLHYLHNFTSPAYVHKDIKSTNVLLNRDLRAKIANFSLARSAEKETYGFSSRKFAQVSKGYMAPEYIEYGLVTPAMDVYAFGVIMLELVTGKEAVFTEDGVEVFLSEVIFSVMEEGNGEVEPVGLVDPNLNVEHLMEFAVRLIKLSLVCLAEEPEDRPRMPQVLSSVLKIQLDANRKMQTSV; encoded by the coding sequence ATGATGGAGTGCTCTATACTTGTTTTCGTACTTTTCTTTCTATTCACTCCAAAGCTCAAAGCTCAACAAAGCTATGCCGGAAACTCGGTTCTGGACTGTAATAACACTGATGATGCAGGGCCATCCGCGGCTTTTCTTTACACCTGCAATGGTCAGAAGCAGTCCTGCAAGTCTTTCTTGATCTTCAAGTCTCAACCTCCTTACAATTCGCTCTCCGCCATCTCAAACCTCACATCTTCAGACCCATCTGAGCTTGCCCAAATCAACATGATCTCCGACAACACACAGATGTTGCCTCCAGGCAAAGAGGTGATTGTTCCTGTGGTCTGTTCTTGCTCAGGTCAGTACTATGAGGCCAAAACCTCTTTCTCAGTTCCAAGCATCCATGACACTTATTTTACAACAGCAAACAGCACATACCAAGGTTTGTCTACTTGTGATGCACTGATGAGCCACAACAATTACAGTGAATTTAGCGTGGAACCTGGTTTGAAGTTACAGGTACCACTTAGGTGTGCTTGTCCCACAAGAAACCAAACTTTGAATGGTACTAAATTTCTATTGACTTACTTGGTCAGCTGGGATGACTCTGTCTCCGTAGTTAGTGAGAGATTTAATGTCAGTGAAAAGAGCGTCCTTCATGCCAATGGGTTTACAGAAGATGATCCTACTTTGTTTCCCTTTACAACAATTCTTATTCCACTTCCAGTAGAGCCTTCAAGCTCTCAAACCCGAATCCACTACCCACCGCCACTGAAATCTCCTCCGGTTAGTCCTATTCATGGAAAGGCAAGGTCAAGGAAAGTATATGTTTGGATAGCAGGAATTGGAGTTCTTGTACTAGTCCTTTGCTTGATTATCTTTGTGGTCGTTTTCTATCGCCGGAAGAAGGGTAGTCAAAAGAATACTGAAGGGAAATCCAAGAAGAAATTGGATTTGCAGGAAGAATTATATGTCTCCATTGCTAAAGCTGATGCAGGTTTGAAACTCTATAGATATGAAGAATTGGAAAGTGCTACAGAGGATTTCAGCAACAAGAACTGGTTGGGTGGCTCTGTTTATAGTGGTTTTCTCAGTGGAAATGTGCTAGTAGCCATAAAAAAGATGACCAAAGATGTGAGTGAGGAGGTGAAGTTACTGCAAAAGATCAACCACTTCAATCTAATAAGTCTTTTGGGTGCGTGCGAACACTGTAAGGATTTCTACCTTGTTTATGAGTTCATGGAGAATGGTTCATTAAGAGATTGGCTAAGTTGTCCCCAAGTTTTGGGATGGAAGCACAGGGTTCAGATTGCTTTGGACATTGCCAATGGGCTTCACTATCTTCACAACTTCACCAGTCCTGCCTATGTGCACAAGGATATTAAAAGTACCAATGTACTTCTCAATAGAGATTTAAGGGCAAAGATTGCAAATTTTAGTCTCGCAAGATCAGCAGAGAAGGAAACATATGGCTTTTCGTCTCGGAAGTTTGCACAGGTATCAAAAGGCTACATGGCACCAGAATATATAGAATATGGCTTGGTGACACCTGCAATGGATGTATATGCTTTTGGGGTTATTATGCTGGAATTAGTAACAGGAAAAGAAGCTGTTTTTACTGAGGATGGAGTAGAAGTATTTCTTTCAGAAGTTATATTTTCAGTAATGGAAGAAGGAAATGGAGAAGTTGAGCCTGTTGGACTAGTAGATCCCAATTTGAATGTAGAGCACTTGATGGAGTTTGCAGTGAGATTGATAAAGTTAAGTCTAGTCTGCTTGGCTGAAGAACCAGAAGACAGACCCAGAATGCCTCAAGTACTCTCATCTGTGCTGAAAATACAATTGGATGCAAACAGGAAAATGCAGACTTCTGTGTAA